One Aureibacillus halotolerans DNA segment encodes these proteins:
- a CDS encoding sugar ABC transporter ATP-binding protein, whose amino-acid sequence MITLTSLHLKDICISFPGINVLKDVSLQAHQGKVHALLGANGAGKSTLMKILAGAYSHYKGSIELDDNKIAVRSPRDAKRNGIQVVHQEVDTLLVDTLTVGENIMMEQIVHQKNERSFVHWTSLHKNAQDKLDELNVRVSSKQLVSQLTLAEKQMVVIARAVTMDCRFLVLDEPTAPLSDTETQGLFRLVRSLTKRDVGIIFISHRLPEIYELCDEVTIMRDGRIVAHDQIEHMQQSKMIEHMIGTKLAQQYPEKTKAQETVVLEVTHLSEPGKLNDVNLHLKKGEIVGLAGLVGAGKTEVLRALFGASPNATVELSLHGKHIHLHSPASAVAHGIALVPEERRRQGIFIKDSVRHNLSASSLGKFTKFGLWLHTVSEKKAVSNMISSLGIKAANDTTDLQHLSGGNQQKVAIGKWLLADADVYLFDEPTKGVDIGAKRDIFLLLSKLAKEGKTVLYASSELSEIIGISHRIYVMYDGQITKEFETEGTTEEELMFYCTGGTSS is encoded by the coding sequence GTGATCACGTTGACAAGCCTTCATTTGAAAGATATTTGCATTTCCTTTCCAGGCATTAATGTTCTTAAAGACGTAAGTTTACAGGCACACCAAGGAAAAGTACACGCTCTTCTCGGCGCAAACGGGGCTGGAAAATCAACATTAATGAAAATCCTTGCAGGCGCGTACTCTCATTACAAAGGGAGCATAGAGCTAGACGATAACAAAATCGCAGTTCGTTCCCCTAGAGACGCTAAGCGAAATGGCATACAAGTCGTTCATCAGGAAGTCGACACGTTATTGGTTGATACATTAACGGTTGGAGAAAACATTATGATGGAACAAATCGTGCATCAAAAGAATGAAAGATCCTTCGTTCATTGGACTTCGCTTCATAAGAATGCTCAAGACAAACTTGATGAATTAAATGTTCGAGTTTCTTCCAAACAACTTGTAAGTCAACTGACCCTTGCTGAGAAGCAAATGGTTGTCATTGCAAGAGCCGTTACGATGGATTGTCGTTTTCTTGTGTTAGACGAACCAACTGCCCCATTAAGTGATACTGAAACACAGGGACTTTTTCGACTTGTACGCTCTTTAACAAAAAGAGATGTAGGCATCATATTTATTTCTCATCGTCTGCCTGAAATCTACGAACTCTGTGATGAAGTAACGATCATGAGGGATGGACGGATTGTTGCACATGATCAGATTGAACATATGCAACAATCTAAAATGATCGAACATATGATTGGAACTAAGCTTGCGCAACAATATCCTGAGAAAACCAAGGCACAAGAGACTGTTGTATTAGAGGTTACCCATCTTTCAGAACCTGGAAAGTTAAACGATGTAAATCTCCATCTGAAAAAAGGAGAAATTGTTGGTCTCGCTGGACTTGTAGGAGCAGGAAAAACAGAAGTATTGCGTGCTCTATTCGGTGCCTCGCCCAATGCAACTGTTGAATTGTCTCTTCATGGAAAACATATTCACTTACATTCGCCAGCAAGTGCAGTTGCTCACGGCATAGCACTTGTGCCTGAGGAAAGGCGTCGACAAGGTATTTTTATAAAGGATAGCGTTCGTCATAATTTAAGTGCTTCCTCGCTTGGTAAATTTACAAAGTTCGGTCTGTGGCTACATACTGTCAGCGAGAAAAAAGCCGTAAGTAATATGATCAGCTCTTTAGGAATAAAAGCAGCAAATGACACGACAGATCTACAGCATTTATCAGGGGGCAATCAACAGAAGGTCGCTATAGGTAAATGGTTACTTGCTGATGCCGACGTCTATTTATTTGATGAGCCAACCAAAGGTGTTGATATTGGAGCAAAACGGGACATTTTCCTCCTTTTAAGTAAGCTTGCAAAAGAAGGTAAAACAGTGCTCTATGCCTCCAGTGAGCTATCAGAAATCATCGGAATCTCTCATCGAATTTACGTCATGTATGATGGTCAAATCACTAAAGAATTTGAGACAGAAGGTACCACAGAAGAAGAGCTTATGTTTTACTGCACTGGAGGAACATCAAGTTGA
- a CDS encoding TIGR00730 family Rossman fold protein — translation MKAIAVFCGSRLGAKDAYKQGAVALGKALARENITLVYGGASVGLMGTVADEVLQAGGKVIGVMPRFLDEREISHPSLTELIVVDSMHERKAKMAELSDGFIALPGGPGTLEEIFEVFTWAQLGLHQKPCGFLNIHQYYDQMEKLFDHMTKEAFLSDTYRSIALFEDQPETLIERFKQYTPPEVKTYITSEDQT, via the coding sequence ATGAAAGCAATTGCCGTTTTTTGTGGGTCAAGGCTTGGTGCGAAAGACGCTTATAAACAAGGGGCCGTCGCGCTTGGAAAAGCGCTTGCAAGAGAAAACATCACGCTCGTGTATGGAGGAGCGAGTGTGGGATTAATGGGAACCGTAGCGGATGAAGTTTTGCAAGCTGGAGGAAAAGTGATCGGTGTGATGCCCCGTTTTCTTGATGAGCGAGAAATTTCCCATCCATCATTAACTGAATTGATTGTCGTCGACTCCATGCACGAGCGAAAGGCAAAGATGGCTGAACTTTCCGATGGGTTTATTGCCTTGCCAGGAGGTCCAGGAACGCTTGAAGAGATTTTCGAAGTGTTCACATGGGCTCAGCTTGGTTTACATCAAAAGCCATGTGGATTTTTAAACATTCATCAGTATTACGATCAAATGGAAAAGCTGTTCGATCATATGACGAAAGAGGCCTTTCTTTCGGATACCTATCGTTCAATCGCGCTTTTTGAAGATCAGCCCGAAACGCTAATCGAGCGTTTTAAACAGTACACTCCACCAGAAGTCAAAACGTACATTACATCGGAAGACCAAACATAA
- a CDS encoding FadR/GntR family transcriptional regulator: MKAVKKQRLPEMVAEELVQYIRSNNLSAGEKLPSIDTMARTFEVGRSTLREALQILEAREVVFIENGKGTFVQKVAPFLIQTRFQIENETSFLLDALDVREALEGKAVQLATMKATDQQVAELSACLTVYRQSIRENRRDEANQADAKFHHLIYHIADNSLLESMIDSMAVQFDKFWDEPFGKSDIFDSSYPYHETLLDAIRASDQEKAVSAFHQIIESVRSSILAVSEEKIETIE; the protein is encoded by the coding sequence GTGAAAGCAGTAAAAAAGCAACGGTTGCCGGAGATGGTGGCTGAAGAGCTCGTTCAATATATTCGGAGCAACAATCTTTCAGCAGGCGAAAAGCTTCCATCTATTGATACGATGGCTCGAACATTCGAGGTCGGTCGATCGACTTTAAGGGAAGCTTTGCAAATTCTTGAAGCAAGAGAGGTTGTATTCATTGAAAACGGTAAAGGCACTTTTGTCCAAAAGGTAGCACCATTTCTTATACAAACACGGTTTCAAATAGAGAACGAGACGAGCTTTTTGTTAGATGCGTTGGATGTTCGAGAGGCGCTCGAAGGCAAGGCAGTTCAACTGGCTACCATGAAAGCAACGGATCAACAAGTGGCTGAGCTGTCTGCTTGCTTAACGGTTTATCGACAAAGCATTCGAGAAAATAGAAGAGACGAAGCAAATCAAGCAGATGCCAAGTTTCATCACCTGATTTACCATATCGCAGACAATAGTTTGCTTGAGAGTATGATCGATTCCATGGCAGTACAGTTTGATAAATTCTGGGACGAACCCTTTGGCAAGTCAGATATTTTTGATAGCAGTTATCCTTATCATGAAACCTTGCTTGATGCAATACGAGCAAGTGATCAAGAGAAGGCTGTTTCGGCATTTCATCAAATTATTGAGTCCGTGCGTAGCTCCATTTTGGCTGTTAGTGAAGAAAAAATAGAAACGATTGAATAA
- a CDS encoding exodeoxyribonuclease III has protein sequence MKMISWNVNGLRACVKKGFLDYFAAMDADVFCVQETKMQEGQLELELPGYKQYWNDATRKGYSGTAVFVKEEPMSVQRGLGEQFPDDEGRVITLEYPQFYIVTMYTPNAKRDLSRLSYRLAWEDAARTYLCNLELQKPVLLCGDLNVAHRPIDLKNDRANRGNSGFTDEEREKMTALLEAGFVDSFRYMNGDEDGHYTWWSYMANVRARNIGWRIDYWLVSAQLATNIQTAAIHPETVGSDHCPILLELAF, from the coding sequence ATGAAGATGATTTCTTGGAATGTGAATGGATTAAGAGCTTGCGTAAAAAAAGGCTTTCTGGACTATTTTGCAGCTATGGATGCAGATGTATTTTGCGTTCAGGAAACAAAGATGCAGGAAGGGCAGCTGGAATTGGAGCTGCCAGGCTATAAGCAATATTGGAATGATGCAACGAGGAAGGGCTATTCAGGAACAGCCGTGTTTGTGAAAGAGGAACCTATGTCTGTTCAACGAGGCTTAGGAGAACAGTTTCCGGATGATGAAGGCCGAGTAATTACACTCGAATATCCTCAGTTTTATATCGTTACGATGTACACGCCTAACGCCAAACGTGATTTGTCTAGATTGTCTTACCGATTGGCGTGGGAGGATGCTGCAAGAACGTATCTTTGCAACCTCGAGCTACAAAAACCAGTGCTTCTTTGTGGCGATTTAAATGTTGCTCATCGTCCCATTGATTTGAAAAATGATCGGGCAAATCGAGGGAACTCAGGGTTTACTGACGAAGAGCGTGAAAAAATGACGGCTCTGCTGGAAGCTGGTTTCGTCGATAGCTTCCGTTATATGAACGGGGATGAAGATGGGCATTATACATGGTGGTCTTATATGGCTAATGTACGTGCACGGAATATTGGCTGGCGTATTGATTATTGGCTTGTCTCAGCTCAGCTGGCTACAAACATTCAAACGGCAGCCATTCATCCAGAAACAGTAGGGAGTGACCATTGCCCTATTTTGCTTGAATTGGCTTTTTAA
- a CDS encoding ABC transporter permease, protein MKNDITEHNKSQSIFNFFYKYGTILTIFVLIIFFSLASESFLSASNMISILRSISIVTIIAIGLTISLAAGGFDLSIGSTASIANAVCLSLFVWFGQGLGISIGVTLLACLLIGAINAFLVIQFRIQDMLMTLATMFIFQGVALTYTRGATISENMVMPNGSYAEGTIPTLFGTLGQAPWIIIIMLIIVLVVHIALTYTKQGRFLYMIGGNREAAELTGIPVSKYRLFAYMFSALLAGVGGLMLGARVMSAEINAGSPYLMDAVAAAFIGYAFLGAGKPNALGTFAGAILIGILQNGLIMMSVPYYSMDIVKGSVLALALALTYYKRAH, encoded by the coding sequence TTGAAAAATGATATCACTGAGCATAATAAATCACAAAGCATCTTCAATTTCTTTTATAAATACGGAACAATTCTGACGATCTTTGTTTTAATTATTTTCTTTAGCCTTGCCTCTGAAAGCTTTTTGTCTGCCAGTAATATGATTTCTATTCTTCGATCAATCTCCATTGTCACGATCATCGCGATTGGTTTGACCATCTCGCTTGCAGCTGGTGGTTTTGACCTTTCGATAGGTTCAACAGCATCCATCGCAAACGCCGTTTGTCTATCTTTATTCGTGTGGTTTGGACAAGGTCTTGGAATCAGTATAGGAGTCACGCTATTGGCATGTTTGCTCATTGGTGCAATTAATGCCTTTCTCGTTATTCAATTCCGAATACAGGACATGCTTATGACGCTAGCAACGATGTTTATTTTCCAAGGCGTTGCACTGACCTATACACGTGGGGCTACCATTTCAGAGAATATGGTTATGCCTAATGGAAGCTATGCTGAAGGCACAATCCCTACTCTTTTTGGCACATTGGGCCAAGCTCCGTGGATTATTATCATTATGCTGATTATCGTACTTGTCGTTCACATTGCATTGACCTATACAAAACAAGGACGTTTTCTATACATGATAGGCGGCAATCGTGAAGCTGCTGAACTGACTGGTATTCCTGTCAGCAAATATCGCCTGTTTGCATATATGTTTTCTGCGTTGCTCGCAGGAGTTGGTGGACTTATGCTTGGTGCACGAGTGATGAGTGCAGAAATTAATGCCGGGTCGCCATATTTAATGGATGCAGTAGCCGCCGCCTTTATTGGATACGCCTTTTTAGGGGCAGGAAAACCGAATGCCCTTGGTACATTTGCTGGTGCAATTCTTATAGGTATACTTCAAAACGGGCTCATTATGATGTCTGTTCCCTATTACTCTATGGATATTGTTAAAGGCTCGGTGCTGGCATTAGCATTGGCTCTGACGTACTATAAACGTGCGCACTAA
- a CDS encoding thiol-disulfide oxidoreductase DCC family protein, which produces MTSSSIDLNKNGIIFYDGECSFCDKSVQFIMKRDPKRYFYFVSLQSALAARLLAEYPNHERPDSIVLLEKKGMYTESTAALRICRHLKGGWKLLLALIVLPKRLRDAAYRWFAKHRYQWFGQVDACHLPSPEERARFLELG; this is translated from the coding sequence ATGACAAGTTCATCAATTGATCTGAACAAGAACGGAATCATTTTCTATGATGGAGAATGTTCGTTCTGTGATAAATCGGTTCAGTTTATTATGAAGCGTGATCCAAAGCGATATTTTTATTTTGTGTCGCTTCAATCAGCGTTAGCTGCTCGTTTGCTTGCGGAATATCCCAACCATGAGAGACCCGATTCCATTGTGTTATTAGAGAAGAAAGGGATGTACACAGAGTCAACGGCAGCCTTGCGCATTTGTCGCCATTTAAAAGGGGGATGGAAACTGTTGCTTGCACTGATTGTCCTTCCAAAACGGCTTCGTGACGCTGCCTATCGCTGGTTTGCGAAGCACCGTTATCAATGGTTTGGTCAAGTTGATGCTTGCCATCTTCCATCACCTGAAGAACGAGCTCGTTTTCTTGAGTTGGGGTAA
- a CDS encoding trans-sulfuration enzyme family protein, translating into MQTIDENGQYHGAVATPIFQTSLFAQPDFETFTKVHQKERENFVYSRGVNPTVRALEIKLATLERAEECKCFASGMGAISATMLTLLQQGDHVLFLNTIYGPTRQLLDFLHRYGVSYDHSNPVKSDIERDIKPNTKVIYLESPSTNLMDVADLKAISTLAKQHNIVTVIDNTWSTPLFQKPLEFGIDLVLHSLTKYIGGHSDLIGGAVAGNRKTIDRIFEEGFLLTGSVLSPNDAFLVLRGLSTLPVRMKQHWENAKDVIAYLLHQPEVEHIFHPSQATGETKKIVQNQMKGFSGLLSFSIRDASFEDVRTFINAFTLFKIGVSWGGYESLVIAPIRENNAEKLRSENIPPGLIRLSIGLEGSALQINDLNKGFNALRNR; encoded by the coding sequence ATGCAAACCATTGATGAGAACGGTCAATACCATGGCGCAGTTGCCACCCCAATTTTTCAAACAAGCTTGTTTGCCCAGCCTGATTTTGAAACGTTTACAAAAGTACACCAAAAGGAAAGGGAGAATTTTGTTTACAGCAGAGGTGTAAATCCTACCGTGCGAGCACTCGAAATAAAACTTGCCACACTTGAGCGTGCGGAGGAATGCAAATGTTTTGCTTCTGGAATGGGTGCTATCTCTGCCACAATGCTAACCTTACTTCAACAAGGGGATCATGTCCTTTTCCTCAATACAATTTATGGTCCAACGCGGCAACTACTTGATTTTCTTCATCGATATGGGGTTTCATACGACCATAGCAATCCAGTTAAATCGGATATCGAGCGGGACATTAAACCAAACACTAAAGTCATATATCTCGAGAGTCCAAGTACCAATTTAATGGATGTTGCTGATTTGAAAGCGATTTCTACTCTTGCTAAACAACACAACATAGTAACGGTAATTGACAACACTTGGTCTACACCGCTTTTCCAAAAACCACTAGAATTTGGGATAGACCTGGTGTTGCATTCTTTAACAAAATACATTGGTGGACATAGCGATCTTATTGGTGGTGCTGTAGCTGGAAATAGAAAAACTATAGACCGAATTTTTGAAGAGGGCTTTTTGCTGACAGGGTCCGTATTAAGTCCTAATGATGCATTTCTCGTCCTTCGCGGATTAAGCACATTGCCCGTACGAATGAAACAACATTGGGAGAATGCTAAAGATGTAATAGCATACCTGCTTCATCAACCTGAAGTCGAACATATTTTTCATCCAAGTCAAGCTACAGGAGAAACAAAGAAAATCGTTCAGAATCAGATGAAGGGATTCTCAGGTCTGCTCAGCTTCTCAATAAGGGACGCTTCATTTGAAGATGTTCGAACATTCATTAACGCATTTACTTTATTCAAAATTGGGGTAAGTTGGGGTGGTTATGAAAGCTTGGTGATTGCTCCCATTCGAGAAAACAATGCTGAAAAACTACGATCTGAAAACATTCCACCTGGGCTGATTCGACTTTCCATTGGTCTTGAAGGAAGTGCTTTGCAAATTAATGACTTGAATAAAGGATTCAATGCACTCCGAAACCGATAA
- a CDS encoding transporter substrate-binding domain-containing protein yields MLTVAAFLLVLSACSIISEDESSWGTIKNEGVLKVATSGTLYPTSYHDDNDGLTGYEVEIVREMASRLDLDVEFVEMGFDGMLPSVENGTVDMASNDITITEDRKDKFAYSLPIKYSYGGAIVRKEDLSGIQTLEDLKGKRAAGAASSIYMNLAEEYDAEAVYYDNATNDVYLRDVDNNQTDVILNDYYLQTLALKAFPQFDIVLHPDLFYLPNDQAVIMKKGNEELIKQVNEALQSMLEDGTVTELSKQFFDGADVSQKPDINFEEE; encoded by the coding sequence ATGCTTACAGTAGCTGCATTCTTGCTCGTGCTGTCCGCTTGCTCGATTATTTCAGAGGATGAGTCCTCCTGGGGCACAATTAAAAATGAAGGCGTTCTTAAAGTAGCGACTTCTGGCACGCTTTATCCTACCTCTTATCATGATGACAACGACGGGTTAACTGGCTATGAGGTGGAGATTGTACGTGAAATGGCTTCTCGCCTTGACTTGGACGTTGAATTCGTAGAAATGGGGTTTGATGGCATGCTACCCTCTGTTGAAAATGGCACGGTGGATATGGCATCCAACGACATCACGATCACGGAAGATCGAAAAGACAAGTTTGCTTATTCATTGCCAATTAAATATTCATATGGTGGGGCCATCGTACGGAAAGAAGATTTGTCAGGCATTCAAACATTAGAGGATTTAAAAGGGAAACGTGCAGCAGGCGCCGCATCATCCATTTACATGAATTTGGCAGAAGAATATGATGCAGAAGCTGTCTATTATGATAACGCCACAAACGACGTGTACTTACGTGATGTTGATAACAATCAAACAGACGTGATCTTAAACGACTATTATTTACAAACGCTCGCTTTAAAAGCCTTTCCTCAGTTCGACATCGTACTACACCCTGACCTCTTCTATTTGCCAAACGATCAGGCCGTTATTATGAAGAAGGGCAATGAGGAATTAATTAAGCAGGTGAATGAAGCTCTTCAATCCATGCTTGAAGACGGTACGGTCACAGAGCTTTCAAAGCAATTTTTTGATGGAGCCGATGTGTCACAGAAACCTGATATCAATTTCGAGGAAGAATAA
- a CDS encoding amino acid ABC transporter permease yields MRDIEWTNLFDPELAVEAFPYILQGMGLTLLISLISMAFGLLLGLLIALARSSNRAVLRWPARLYISFMRGVPILVILFILYFGFPVIGIQFTAILAAIIGFSINSAAYIAEINRSAISSIDKGQWEGAHALNFTYWQTLRRVILPQATRVAIPPLFNVLLDLTKASSLAAMITVPELLHKARVFGAKEFDFMTALIVVAIIYWVVCSAMAFFQDGLEKRFSRYL; encoded by the coding sequence ATGCGTGATATCGAATGGACAAATCTGTTTGACCCTGAGTTAGCGGTGGAGGCCTTTCCTTATATCCTTCAAGGTATGGGGCTTACACTACTGATTTCACTGATTAGCATGGCTTTCGGGCTTTTGCTTGGTCTGCTTATTGCTTTAGCACGCTCCTCAAATCGAGCGGTTTTACGCTGGCCAGCCAGACTGTATATCTCATTTATGCGCGGTGTCCCGATTTTGGTTATCTTGTTTATTCTGTATTTCGGCTTTCCAGTCATTGGCATTCAATTCACAGCCATTTTAGCAGCGATCATTGGATTCAGCATTAATAGCGCTGCCTATATTGCTGAGATTAACCGCTCAGCCATTTCATCCATTGACAAAGGACAGTGGGAAGGGGCACACGCGTTGAATTTTACGTATTGGCAAACACTACGGCGCGTTATCCTGCCACAGGCAACAAGAGTCGCCATTCCTCCATTGTTTAATGTCTTGCTTGATTTAACGAAAGCGTCCTCGCTTGCGGCGATGATTACTGTACCTGAGCTCCTCCACAAAGCCCGTGTGTTCGGGGCGAAGGAATTCGATTTCATGACCGCTCTCATCGTCGTCGCGATTATTTACTGGGTTGTTTGTTCTGCCATGGCCTTCTTTCAGGATGGTCTTGAAAAGCGATTTAGTCGTTATTTATAA
- a CDS encoding DUF4184 family protein produces the protein MPFTFGHPLYALPAKYVSPRYVCLTGLILGSMSPDFEYFIALEPFQSIGHSWEGLFLHALPISIILAVVFHFLLKRPLALHMPSWGQLDSRCLSIANKSNWRLTGVRSWLVFLLSVIIGFYSHLFVDAFTHQSGVFVTRISFLQQSLAGVPVYKLLQHSLSLLGLLGLFLLFLQQIFKQRVKPTSNDLLPSREKWIFWGISTLVAFLTLILKIWFSDSTNLIGITVVSSISGMFLGIVSASLWFLVRRRRSELKD, from the coding sequence ATGCCTTTTACTTTTGGCCATCCGCTTTATGCATTGCCAGCGAAATATGTGAGCCCACGCTATGTTTGTTTGACAGGGTTAATTTTAGGGAGCATGTCTCCCGATTTTGAGTATTTTATTGCACTTGAACCATTTCAATCGATCGGGCATTCGTGGGAAGGACTGTTTTTGCATGCATTGCCTATCAGTATTATTCTAGCCGTTGTTTTTCACTTTCTTTTGAAACGTCCACTTGCGCTGCATATGCCTTCTTGGGGACAACTCGACAGCCGTTGCCTCTCAATCGCCAATAAGTCGAATTGGCGATTAACTGGAGTTCGAAGCTGGCTTGTCTTTCTACTGTCAGTCATCATTGGATTCTACTCACATCTGTTTGTCGATGCCTTTACGCACCAATCTGGCGTATTTGTCACCAGGATAAGCTTTCTTCAACAAAGCCTTGCCGGTGTTCCAGTATATAAACTTCTGCAACACAGCTTGTCGTTACTAGGGTTGTTAGGTTTGTTTCTTTTATTTCTACAACAGATCTTCAAGCAACGAGTAAAACCGACGTCAAATGATCTCTTACCCAGCCGAGAAAAATGGATATTTTGGGGAATAAGCACGCTAGTCGCTTTCCTGACACTCATCCTGAAGATATGGTTTTCAGACAGTACCAACCTGATTGGGATAACGGTCGTGTCTTCGATTTCAGGGATGTTTCTTGGGATTGTTTCTGCGTCTTTATGGTTTTTGGTGAGACGAAGGAGGAGTGAACTAAAAGATTAA
- a CDS encoding sugar ABC transporter substrate-binding protein — MIRNRILFSFLLTITFIISGCGQSSTSSTTSLSELPEEVKSQLPSSLVDKEEVHLMVIRKIGGDDHTAQYLAGAKAEGESLGFTVDTFSANGDSAKFHDAIAQALEKEYDGIILSHGDDPATVDDVKKITDQGIPVVTFDSLPELAEIPNVTVTSQDDEALATFALDHLIDNEGEDAKIAYLWVDGFPPMVRRNAVYQTYLEEYPSLTEVERFGIAAEDTSVQTQNAVSAMLTKYPEGELDAIFATWDAFAIGAARAIKEAGRDDVKIYGIDVSNADLQVMQEDESAWVSTAAVDPKMIGAVNVRLVAKKIAGEETPQEFHLEASNIDRETLITSENPVNMDNLADILPGWGETDAFQEPWMQSLKDYYNQTE, encoded by the coding sequence ATGATCAGAAATCGCATTTTATTCTCATTTTTGCTAACAATTACATTTATCATTTCAGGATGTGGACAGAGCTCAACTTCATCAACAACTTCACTATCAGAACTTCCAGAAGAGGTAAAATCCCAACTCCCTTCATCATTAGTAGATAAAGAAGAGGTTCATTTGATGGTCATTCGTAAAATAGGAGGCGACGATCATACCGCTCAATATTTAGCTGGTGCAAAGGCAGAAGGCGAATCTTTAGGTTTCACAGTTGATACATTTTCAGCTAATGGCGATTCAGCTAAGTTTCATGATGCCATCGCTCAAGCTCTCGAAAAAGAGTATGACGGTATTATTCTCTCACACGGAGATGATCCTGCCACAGTGGACGATGTGAAAAAGATTACCGACCAAGGGATCCCTGTTGTTACGTTTGATTCGTTACCGGAACTTGCTGAAATTCCTAATGTGACGGTTACATCACAAGACGATGAAGCATTGGCCACCTTTGCACTCGATCATCTAATTGATAATGAAGGGGAGGATGCAAAGATTGCCTATTTATGGGTTGACGGATTCCCTCCAATGGTTCGGCGAAATGCGGTATATCAAACATATTTAGAAGAATACCCTTCCCTTACAGAGGTAGAACGTTTTGGGATTGCTGCAGAGGATACAAGTGTTCAAACACAAAATGCCGTTTCAGCCATGCTCACAAAATACCCTGAAGGTGAATTAGATGCCATTTTTGCAACATGGGACGCCTTTGCTATCGGTGCAGCCCGTGCAATTAAAGAAGCTGGTCGCGATGATGTGAAAATCTACGGGATAGACGTTTCCAATGCTGACTTACAGGTGATGCAAGAGGATGAGAGTGCTTGGGTATCGACTGCAGCTGTAGATCCAAAAATGATCGGTGCGGTCAACGTGCGTTTAGTTGCCAAAAAAATTGCTGGAGAAGAAACACCACAAGAGTTTCATCTTGAAGCATCGAACATTGACCGTGAGACTCTTATAACTTCTGAAAACCCTGTAAATATGGACAACTTAGCTGACATCCTTCCTGGTTGGGGAGAAACTGATGCGTTCCAAGAACCGTGGATGCAATCACTTAAAGATTATTACAATCAAACAGAGTAG